The following coding sequences lie in one Peribacillus frigoritolerans genomic window:
- a CDS encoding DinB family protein yields the protein MNHPEPVLEMYNYHAWANGVIIDRLNELPEHIYHKEIQTGFSSVSKVLSHIYLTDYAWFDIISGISMDEAMASSNQLKEGVEKKSIGEMKKIFLDLYERNKALLSTEDMEKVIVVDNPYAGLLETTISESVLHVVTHGSYHRGNIATMLRQMGHTSVMQDFGLYLYAK from the coding sequence ATGAATCACCCTGAGCCAGTATTAGAAATGTATAACTATCACGCGTGGGCAAATGGAGTCATCATCGATCGGTTAAATGAACTTCCAGAACACATTTACCATAAGGAAATTCAGACTGGTTTTTCGTCGGTATCAAAAGTGTTGTCTCATATTTATCTCACAGATTACGCGTGGTTTGATATTATCTCAGGTATAAGTATGGATGAAGCAATGGCATCTTCTAATCAATTAAAAGAAGGCGTGGAAAAGAAAAGTATTGGGGAAATGAAAAAAATATTTTTAGACCTATACGAAAGAAACAAAGCACTTCTGAGTACAGAGGATATGGAAAAGGTAATTGTCGTGGATAACCCCTATGCCGGCTTGCTTGAAACTACCATTTCCGAATCGGTATTACACGTTGTCACTCACGGATCATATCATCGTGGCAATATAGCTACCATGTTACGGCAAATGGGGCACACTTCCGTTATGCAAGATTTTGGCCTTTATCTTTATGCAAAATAG
- a CDS encoding ABC transporter substrate-binding protein: protein MNRTFKKKCYKSIQALILGVSVLGLAACGATNEEAAPVVKDPNSLTLKEIETKAKEEGTINSVGMPDSWANWGETWNEVMKNYTLEHNDTDLSSAEEIAKMESEGESATADIGDVGISFGPIAEQKELTMPYKTSYWDEVPDWAKDDNGDWVVGYQGTIAFFTNKELVDNPPKSWDDILKGDYKVTVGDVQRGTQNQMAVLAAAIAYGGDETNLQPGIDFFAKLAKQGRLSLTDAKPANIEKGEVEVALVWDFNALGYADQINRDQFDVTIPSEGSVVSGYATIINKFAKHPHAAMATREYILSDEGQINLAKGFARPIRDVELPKEVAEKMVPEEQYKNAKPIEDYKAWEETAKNLPQIWQEEVLVHVK from the coding sequence ATGAATCGCACATTCAAGAAGAAATGTTATAAGTCTATTCAAGCTTTGATTTTAGGGGTGAGTGTACTGGGATTAGCTGCTTGTGGAGCTACTAATGAGGAGGCTGCTCCAGTGGTTAAGGATCCAAATTCGTTAACCTTGAAAGAAATTGAAACAAAGGCAAAAGAAGAGGGGACTATTAATAGTGTCGGTATGCCTGATTCATGGGCTAACTGGGGAGAAACTTGGAATGAAGTGATGAAAAATTATACATTGGAACACAATGATACAGATTTGTCCAGTGCCGAAGAGATTGCCAAAATGGAATCTGAAGGAGAGAGTGCAACAGCTGATATCGGCGATGTAGGGATTTCCTTTGGACCAATCGCGGAACAAAAAGAATTAACGATGCCATATAAAACTTCCTATTGGGACGAGGTACCTGACTGGGCAAAAGATGACAATGGAGATTGGGTTGTTGGCTACCAAGGAACGATTGCATTCTTTACTAATAAAGAATTAGTAGATAACCCGCCAAAATCTTGGGATGACATATTAAAAGGAGATTATAAAGTAACAGTTGGAGATGTTCAGCGTGGTACACAGAATCAAATGGCCGTACTTGCTGCCGCTATCGCTTACGGCGGTGATGAAACAAATCTCCAACCAGGAATTGACTTTTTTGCTAAGCTTGCCAAGCAAGGCCGCCTTAGCTTAACTGATGCCAAGCCGGCCAACATCGAAAAAGGGGAAGTGGAAGTTGCCCTTGTTTGGGATTTCAATGCTCTTGGTTACGCTGACCAAATTAACCGCGATCAATTTGACGTCACCATTCCAAGTGAAGGTTCAGTCGTAAGCGGCTACGCAACCATTATTAACAAATTTGCCAAGCATCCGCATGCTGCGATGGCGACTAGAGAATATATCTTAAGCGATGAAGGACAAATTAATTTAGCTAAAGGCTTTGCCCGACCAATTCGCGATGTAGAACTTCCGAAAGAAGTAGCTGAAAAAATGGTTCCAGAAGAACAGTACAAAAATGCAAAACCAATTGAAGATTACAAAGCTTGGGAAGAAACGGCTAAAAATTTACCGCAGATTTGGCAAGAAGAGGTGTTAGTCCATGTCAAATAA
- a CDS encoding alkaline phosphatase family protein, producing MSNKVIAIVVDGMRYDKACETLGFIQHLVETNQASLYKIKSELPSLSRPIYEVLLTGTPASMNGITSNQAIRLSTEKSLFHLTKENGLRNGAVSYYWVSELYNRAPFHFIEDREQENESNPIQYGKFYWDDDYPDSHVLMDAEALRRKYDPHFLYIHPLGVDVKGEIFGSESKEYREQILKMGSLLAQLLPIWIKEGYHILITSDHGMSEYGNHGGITDGERDVPLFIISPKVEPGVYGEVVPQLAFAPLVCELLNIEPSDKMISYQFPGLKGKVTL from the coding sequence ATGTCAAATAAAGTAATAGCAATTGTTGTTGATGGTATGAGATACGATAAAGCATGCGAGACACTTGGATTTATTCAGCATTTAGTTGAAACGAACCAAGCGTCACTTTACAAAATTAAGTCGGAGCTTCCAAGTCTTTCCCGTCCAATATATGAAGTGTTGTTAACAGGAACGCCGGCTTCAATGAATGGGATTACGTCCAATCAAGCCATTCGTTTATCTACCGAGAAAAGTCTCTTTCATCTTACGAAAGAAAACGGGTTAAGAAACGGAGCAGTATCTTATTACTGGGTAAGCGAACTTTATAATCGTGCGCCATTCCATTTTATTGAAGACCGTGAGCAAGAAAATGAATCCAATCCAATTCAATACGGAAAATTTTATTGGGACGATGACTATCCAGACAGTCATGTGTTAATGGATGCAGAAGCTTTACGCAGAAAGTATGATCCTCACTTTTTATATATTCATCCGCTCGGTGTAGATGTAAAAGGGGAAATTTTCGGTTCGGAATCGAAAGAATATCGTGAACAAATCTTAAAAATGGGAAGCTTGTTGGCACAACTTTTACCAATTTGGATCAAAGAAGGTTACCACATTTTAATTACATCGGATCATGGCATGAGTGAATATGGCAACCATGGCGGCATAACTGATGGTGAACGTGATGTACCGCTCTTTATCATTAGTCCAAAAGTTGAGCCTGGCGTTTATGGTGAAGTGGTTCCGCAATTAGCTTTTGCACCGCTCGTTTGTGAACTTTTAAATATTGAGCCGTCCGATAAAATGATTTCATATCAATTTCCAGGTCTGAAAGGAAAAGTTACCCTTTAA
- a CDS encoding ABC transporter permease produces MRKIKKQKVYLLALLLPFIMFVIGFEIGPLVAMIKNSFYADDGIQVTIDQYLTIFKSEFYLQAIKNSLVISLFSAVTSVIVAVIVAYSFTKFSQKIKNRLLMITNMASNFEGIPLSFSFIILLGNNGLFTLLFSKIGGDVFADFNLYSWTGLILVYIYFQIPLAIMLIYPSYQGIKKQWKEASSLLGGSTLSFWLHIGIPVLLPSIVGTFSILFANSMGAYATAYALVGSNYNLLSLQIASLVASDVALKPQLGSALGVLLAATMIGAMWFNERMMRRIRRDLR; encoded by the coding sequence ATGCGAAAAATAAAAAAACAAAAAGTTTACTTATTAGCTCTTTTACTGCCATTTATTATGTTTGTGATTGGATTTGAGATAGGACCATTAGTGGCAATGATTAAAAATAGTTTTTATGCAGATGATGGAATTCAAGTTACGATTGATCAATACTTAACCATATTCAAAAGTGAATTTTACTTACAAGCCATTAAAAATAGCCTGGTCATTTCCTTATTTTCTGCTGTAACTTCTGTGATTGTAGCAGTCATTGTAGCCTATTCGTTTACAAAGTTCTCACAAAAAATAAAAAATCGTTTACTGATGATTACCAATATGGCATCGAACTTTGAGGGGATTCCCCTTTCATTTTCATTTATTATTTTACTTGGAAACAATGGGTTGTTTACGTTGCTTTTTTCTAAGATTGGTGGGGATGTGTTTGCGGATTTTAATTTATATTCATGGACAGGCCTCATTCTTGTTTATATATATTTTCAAATTCCGCTTGCTATTATGCTCATCTACCCGTCTTATCAAGGAATAAAGAAACAATGGAAAGAAGCCTCTTCATTATTAGGAGGATCAACATTATCATTTTGGCTTCACATTGGGATTCCAGTTCTTTTACCTAGTATTGTAGGTACATTCAGTATTTTGTTTGCTAATTCGATGGGAGCTTACGCTACAGCCTATGCATTAGTAGGCAGCAACTATAACTTATTGTCATTGCAAATTGCCTCACTAGTTGCTAGTGACGTTGCATTAAAGCCGCAGCTAGGAAGTGCATTGGGAGTTCTTCTAGCAGCGACAATGATAGGGGCGATGTGGTTCAATGAACGAATGATGCGCCGCATTAGGAGGGATTTACGATGA
- a CDS encoding ABC transporter permease, whose product MKSSLTFHKVIVGLLVIYLLIPLVGTFLFSIAGKWDHTILPESYTMKWYIELFQDERFFDAFRRTLFLIVMSVGLSVVIMLPTIFIITVYFSKWEGLLQAAAMLPYGIPPIVGAVGLIKLYSDGPIQIAGTPWILIGAYFITILPFMYQGIRNSLRTLNAVQLVDAAELLGATKFQAFRTVVFPNIISGILVSTLLSVALLFSEFAFANLLVGGRFETLQIYLADKLNSSGHLTSAIVITYYSMILLLTGIVLKLTFKNEKNPVGSNKKRILSFFKKHNCNKNTALEGEK is encoded by the coding sequence ATGAAATCTTCATTGACTTTTCATAAAGTGATTGTTGGGTTACTAGTTATATATTTATTAATTCCGCTTGTAGGAACATTTTTATTCTCGATTGCCGGTAAATGGGATCATACCATTTTACCTGAGAGTTATACAATGAAATGGTACATTGAATTATTTCAAGATGAACGGTTTTTTGATGCCTTTCGACGAACGCTGTTTTTAATTGTCATGTCTGTAGGTCTTAGTGTTGTTATTATGCTTCCGACTATCTTTATCATCACGGTATATTTCAGTAAATGGGAAGGATTACTTCAAGCAGCAGCTATGCTTCCTTATGGAATTCCTCCCATTGTTGGAGCTGTTGGATTAATCAAGCTATATTCAGATGGACCGATTCAAATTGCCGGAACACCCTGGATTTTAATAGGTGCTTATTTCATAACGATTCTGCCATTTATGTATCAAGGTATTCGTAACAGTCTTCGTACACTTAATGCTGTGCAGCTTGTTGATGCAGCTGAATTACTCGGTGCTACAAAATTTCAGGCGTTTCGCACAGTGGTGTTTCCAAATATTATATCTGGTATTTTAGTGTCAACCTTATTATCAGTCGCTCTTTTATTTAGTGAGTTTGCTTTTGCCAATTTGCTTGTCGGGGGCCGATTTGAAACGCTTCAAATTTATCTTGCCGACAAACTAAACAGCAGTGGTCACTTAACAAGTGCAATTGTTATTACTTATTATTCAATGATTTTACTTTTAACGGGGATTGTATTAAAACTTACGTTTAAAAACGAAAAAAATCCTGTCGGGTCAAATAAGAAGCGAATTCTTTCATTTTTTAAAAAACATAACTGTAATAAAAATACTGCTTTAGAAGGTGAAAAATAA
- a CDS encoding ABC transporter ATP-binding protein codes for MSYVTIDQVTKGYENQVVLNDISLTLKKGEFATLLGQSGCGKSTLLRSIAGLEGVDVGRILIDGKDITNLSPRQREVGMVFQSYALFPNMTVFDNIAYGLKMKKVKNIKSRVKKMIDMVDLIGKEESYPHQLSGGQQQRVALARALVMEPKVLLLDEPLSALDAKIRKSLQKELKRIQKELDITTIFVTHDQEEAMTMSDRIFVMNKGKVVQSGSPSEIYTSPVNTFVAKFIGNYNVCNMEVFHKLVRSTELKGNEVAIRPEVLQLVSVVEDSLDLQENWGIKGFIKDITMTGNVLRYEVETEESAFLVDYLHHRGKMFEQGARVQILVPKKECIIL; via the coding sequence ATGAGCTATGTAACCATCGATCAAGTGACTAAGGGGTATGAAAATCAAGTCGTTTTAAATGACATTTCTTTAACATTAAAAAAAGGAGAATTTGCTACACTTCTTGGGCAAAGCGGATGCGGAAAAAGTACATTATTACGTTCCATTGCGGGGCTTGAAGGTGTTGATGTAGGAAGAATCTTAATTGATGGAAAAGATATTACTAATTTATCACCGCGTCAGCGTGAAGTCGGTATGGTGTTTCAGTCTTATGCGCTTTTCCCGAATATGACCGTTTTTGACAATATCGCGTACGGCCTTAAAATGAAGAAGGTAAAAAATATTAAATCAAGAGTGAAAAAGATGATTGATATGGTTGATTTAATAGGAAAAGAAGAGTCTTATCCTCATCAGTTATCTGGCGGACAACAGCAGAGGGTTGCACTTGCCCGAGCGCTTGTCATGGAGCCAAAAGTACTGCTTCTGGATGAGCCGTTAAGCGCATTGGATGCTAAAATTAGAAAAAGTCTGCAAAAAGAATTAAAGAGAATACAGAAAGAATTAGATATTACAACTATTTTTGTTACTCATGATCAGGAAGAAGCAATGACGATGTCTGATAGAATTTTTGTCATGAATAAAGGAAAAGTTGTACAATCTGGTTCTCCATCAGAAATTTATACTTCTCCAGTCAATACATTTGTTGCAAAATTTATCGGAAATTATAATGTTTGTAATATGGAAGTTTTTCATAAACTTGTTCGCAGCACAGAATTAAAAGGGAATGAGGTCGCCATTCGTCCTGAAGTTTTACAATTAGTTTCTGTTGTTGAGGATAGCTTGGATTTACAAGAGAACTGGGGAATTAAAGGGTTTATTAAAGATATTACTATGACAGGGAATGTTTTAAGATATGAAGTAGAAACAGAGGAGTCCGCTTTCCTTGTAGACTATCTTCACCACCGAGGGAAAATGTTTGAGCAAGGAGCACGCGTTCAAATTCTTGTACCGAAGAAAGAATGCATTATTTTATAA
- a CDS encoding DeoR/GlpR family DNA-binding transcription regulator codes for MSVLPEERKNEILKELNKMGKVKVIELVDQFNVSEETIRRDLMILEEKGLLKRVYGGAIKTVFEFEEPPFTQRTTVNQEAKIKVGKKAVELISNGDVIAIDVGTTMLEFAQCIENKKDITILTNSLPVSSVLTELLNQNKFTGQILLLGGQIDPKHQSICGGLTEQMLNQFNIDKAFISAGGVSIQSGVSNYHLRETLVSRKMVEVSKQVILLTDYSKIGVDTFCKVCPLEKVDVIVCEQPFPEEWRNDSRLEEVNWIQA; via the coding sequence ATGTCTGTTTTGCCAGAAGAAAGAAAGAATGAAATTTTAAAAGAACTTAACAAAATGGGAAAAGTAAAAGTTATAGAATTAGTTGATCAATTTAATGTTTCAGAGGAAACGATTCGACGCGATTTGATGATATTAGAGGAAAAGGGACTGTTAAAGAGGGTTTACGGTGGAGCGATTAAAACAGTCTTTGAATTTGAGGAGCCTCCATTTACACAGCGTACAACGGTGAATCAAGAAGCGAAAATCAAGGTTGGGAAAAAAGCAGTGGAACTCATTTCCAACGGAGATGTGATTGCCATTGATGTAGGTACAACCATGCTAGAATTTGCCCAGTGTATTGAAAATAAAAAGGACATTACGATTTTAACCAATTCTCTTCCTGTGTCGTCTGTGTTAACCGAATTGCTCAATCAAAATAAGTTTACAGGACAAATTCTATTACTGGGAGGACAAATTGATCCAAAGCATCAATCTATATGCGGGGGTCTCACTGAACAAATGTTAAATCAATTTAATATTGATAAAGCGTTCATTTCAGCTGGTGGTGTTTCCATTCAAAGTGGTGTTAGTAATTATCATTTACGTGAAACATTAGTTTCACGCAAGATGGTCGAGGTATCAAAGCAAGTTATATTGCTAACGGATTACTCTAAAATTGGTGTCGACACCTTTTGTAAAGTTTGTCCTCTAGAAAAAGTAGATGTGATTGTCTGCGAGCAACCATTTCCAGAGGAATGGAGAAATGATTCAAGATTAGAGGAAGTCAATTGGATTCAAGCATAG
- a CDS encoding Cof-type HAD-IIB family hydrolase, with protein sequence MSFIAIDLDGTLLNDQNEISEENIKAIQYAQDRGFEIVISTGRAYFDVQTICEKAGISPFVIGTNGATIHSKSAKCISSITITKDRVESILQWLDERNYYYEVFTDKAIYTLKKGREHFQNEIKSLKSADLNTDIKELVEIAERQFDQFGYVLVENYHDILKQEEEFHNILACSFDENKLEEAWNQFKKFDELMVVSSADHNIEITSKRASKGMALEKLAFLMNGSLDKAMAIGDSNNDLSMFQKVGYSVAMGNAKDVIKNACTTTTLKNDENGVAYAIYRYMENFVVQK encoded by the coding sequence ATGAGTTTCATTGCGATAGATTTAGACGGAACATTATTAAACGACCAGAATGAAATTAGTGAAGAAAATATAAAGGCGATTCAATATGCCCAAGATAGAGGCTTTGAAATAGTTATTTCAACAGGACGGGCTTATTTTGACGTTCAAACAATTTGTGAAAAAGCCGGGATTTCTCCATTTGTAATCGGGACAAATGGCGCAACCATTCATTCAAAAAGCGCAAAGTGCATTTCTTCTATTACGATAACAAAAGATCGTGTCGAATCTATTCTCCAATGGTTAGATGAACGGAATTATTATTACGAAGTGTTCACTGATAAAGCCATCTATACTCTTAAAAAGGGAAGAGAACATTTCCAAAATGAGATTAAAAGTTTGAAAAGCGCAGATTTGAATACAGATATTAAAGAATTAGTTGAAATAGCGGAAAGGCAATTTGACCAGTTTGGATATGTTTTAGTTGAAAACTATCATGATATCTTAAAACAGGAGGAAGAATTCCATAACATTTTAGCATGTTCTTTTGATGAAAATAAATTAGAGGAAGCCTGGAACCAATTCAAAAAGTTTGATGAGTTGATGGTCGTTTCATCTGCTGATCATAACATTGAAATTACTAGTAAAAGAGCTTCAAAAGGAATGGCCCTTGAAAAATTGGCTTTCTTGATGAATGGCTCATTAGATAAGGCTATGGCAATCGGGGACAGCAACAATGATTTATCCATGTTTCAGAAAGTTGGATACAGCGTAGCGATGGGAAATGCAAAAGATGTCATAAAAAATGCTTGTACAACGACAACCCTTAAAAATGATGAAAATGGGGTAGCTTATGCGATTTATCGATATATGGAGAACTTCGTGGTTCAAAAATAA
- a CDS encoding DMT family transporter produces the protein MAWIYIIMAGLLEIVWVIGLKYSHGFTKIIPSIFTVVIIIFSFFLLSKALHSIPLGTGYAIFTGLGTVGTVVTGMLFLGETINPLKVFFMALMILGMIGIKVHPAQPKH, from the coding sequence ATGGCATGGATATATATCATAATGGCAGGACTTTTGGAAATTGTCTGGGTGATTGGTCTTAAATATTCACACGGATTCACCAAAATTATACCTAGTATATTTACGGTAGTTATTATAATCTTTAGTTTCTTTTTACTTTCAAAAGCTTTACATTCAATACCCTTAGGAACTGGTTACGCCATTTTCACTGGATTGGGAACGGTGGGAACTGTAGTAACTGGGATGCTTTTTTTGGGTGAGACCATTAATCCACTGAAAGTATTTTTTATGGCTTTAATGATATTGGGGATGATTGGAATAAAAGTCCATCCAGCACAACCTAAACATTAA
- a CDS encoding DMT family transporter encodes MAWFFLIIAGFAEIGSVISLKRADGFKKLLPSVACLFLGSLSFYFLSLSLTSLPVGTAYAIWTSIGSVGSVLAGMIFFNEPRSLRLNLFIMCIIAGAIGIKITSGH; translated from the coding sequence ATGGCTTGGTTTTTTCTTATTATTGCCGGATTTGCCGAAATCGGTAGTGTTATAAGCCTGAAACGTGCAGACGGCTTTAAAAAATTGCTCCCCTCTGTAGCGTGTCTTTTTTTGGGGAGTTTAAGCTTTTATTTTCTATCCTTGTCATTAACTTCTCTTCCAGTGGGGACTGCCTATGCAATATGGACCAGTATCGGCTCTGTTGGAAGTGTTTTAGCAGGAATGATCTTCTTTAATGAACCTAGAAGCTTAAGATTAAACCTATTCATTATGTGTATCATTGCAGGGGCTATAGGCATCAAAATCACTTCTGGACATTAA
- a CDS encoding sugar phosphate isomerase/epimerase family protein: protein MKIGLETESYHLQFITGRMDIFGFIRKTAELGLDGVMINIVPWPGLSGWGTLESFEPEYLEKVRKEIQKYGFFAEIDTNGSDPEHLKKVIEAAHRIGADVIRTYTCLGEYDPERLKKAPGDIKQIVPLLEKYRIKLAVENHEEELTDEVIQIINEVNSPWVSAHCDVGNGMMAWEDPVEAVRKLAPYAFTTHFKDHIIIHDGEDYRVCGVPVGTGNIDTEECFKILVEKSTLTRINVEMCFPYAINFKRELGAGGVFAVGEGAFKVEQPPYDLSVIKPLDYYYPPKELLEQMIEDQEKGTVQSVKYTLALRDKYCR, encoded by the coding sequence ATGAAAATTGGATTAGAAACAGAAAGCTATCACTTGCAATTTATTACGGGTCGAATGGATATTTTCGGTTTTATCAGAAAAACAGCTGAATTGGGATTAGACGGAGTCATGATCAATATTGTTCCATGGCCAGGGTTGTCAGGATGGGGTACATTAGAATCATTTGAGCCGGAATATTTAGAGAAAGTAAGAAAAGAAATTCAAAAGTATGGATTTTTCGCTGAAATAGACACAAATGGAAGCGATCCGGAACATCTAAAAAAGGTCATTGAAGCAGCACATAGAATCGGAGCGGATGTGATTCGCACGTATACATGCTTAGGAGAGTATGATCCGGAAAGATTGAAAAAAGCACCAGGAGATATTAAACAAATTGTACCATTATTAGAGAAATACAGGATAAAACTAGCTGTGGAAAATCATGAGGAAGAATTAACAGATGAGGTTATCCAAATTATAAATGAAGTCAACAGCCCTTGGGTTAGCGCTCATTGTGATGTGGGCAACGGAATGATGGCATGGGAGGATCCGGTTGAAGCTGTAAGAAAATTAGCGCCATATGCATTCACAACCCATTTTAAAGATCATATTATCATTCATGACGGCGAGGATTATAGGGTATGTGGTGTACCAGTAGGGACAGGTAATATTGATACAGAAGAGTGTTTTAAAATACTGGTTGAGAAATCTACCCTAACTAGAATCAACGTTGAAATGTGTTTTCCATATGCCATCAATTTTAAGAGAGAGCTTGGTGCTGGCGGAGTCTTTGCGGTTGGAGAAGGAGCTTTCAAAGTTGAACAACCTCCTTATGATTTAAGTGTCATTAAACCATTGGATTACTATTATCCTCCAAAAGAACTTTTAGAACAAATGATTGAAGATCAAGAAAAAGGTACAGTACAATCGGTTAAGTATACCCTTGCCTTACGCGATAAATATTGCCGATAA
- the mscL gene encoding large conductance mechanosensitive channel protein MscL — protein MIKEFREFITKGNVLELAIAVVMGAAFGKIVSSLVNNIITPLIGILLGGINLSSLKITVGNAVVQYGEFIQAVIDFLIISFAIFMFMKVANSLIRKKQANEEEVLEAVPASEQYLKEIRDLLQKNSRQDETS, from the coding sequence ATGATAAAGGAATTCAGGGAGTTTATTACCAAAGGAAACGTTCTCGAACTTGCAATAGCTGTAGTAATGGGTGCTGCTTTTGGGAAGATCGTTTCATCACTAGTCAATAATATTATCACACCGCTAATAGGAATTTTATTAGGGGGGATCAATCTTTCTTCGTTAAAGATTACAGTTGGAAACGCAGTAGTTCAATACGGTGAATTTATCCAAGCTGTGATTGATTTCTTGATCATTTCGTTTGCGATTTTCATGTTTATGAAGGTAGCGAATTCTCTTATTAGAAAAAAACAAGCGAACGAGGAAGAGGTATTGGAAGCGGTACCGGCATCCGAGCAATATTTAAAGGAAATCCGTGATCTTTTACAAAAAAATTCACGGCAGGATGAAACATCATAA
- a CDS encoding DUF2935 domain-containing protein encodes MSENTQEAMRKNSGMFVERSLDEIRFWSRIMKEHSLFLRLGFRCEDTQLIEEANQFYLIFERIEQQSHSFTNQADPEQIRRFNAEVQQAATGIFLFKRKVLGLILTCKLPGANNFPLLVDHTSREANYFRKRLIELNEGKLKPLADAIIKENVFFLRIMADHAKFIGHLLDPSERKLVDMARNFSNDFDQLVFQAVDLESMKPQSQTAPLLDQFLDQNRVSVVSLRDFKKTARDLIEECKIKSIIHPLLADHVFREAERFLEIIDMFESHLTG; translated from the coding sequence ATGAGTGAGAACACACAGGAAGCTATGAGGAAAAACTCTGGAATGTTTGTTGAACGCTCTTTAGATGAGATTCGTTTTTGGTCAAGAATAATGAAGGAACACTCGTTATTTCTGAGACTAGGTTTTAGATGTGAAGATACACAGCTAATTGAGGAAGCTAATCAGTTTTATCTTATATTTGAACGGATAGAACAGCAATCCCATTCATTTACAAATCAAGCTGATCCAGAACAGATCAGGAGATTTAACGCGGAGGTGCAACAAGCTGCCACAGGCATATTTTTGTTTAAAAGGAAGGTATTAGGATTAATACTCACCTGTAAACTGCCTGGTGCAAACAACTTCCCACTTCTAGTCGACCATACAAGCAGAGAAGCCAATTATTTTAGAAAACGATTAATAGAATTAAATGAAGGTAAATTGAAACCACTTGCAGATGCCATCATCAAGGAAAATGTTTTCTTTTTAAGAATAATGGCGGATCATGCAAAATTCATTGGACATCTCCTTGATCCATCGGAAAGAAAGCTGGTGGATATGGCGCGAAACTTTAGTAATGATTTTGATCAATTAGTCTTTCAAGCCGTAGACTTAGAGTCCATGAAACCGCAATCTCAGACGGCCCCTCTTCTGGATCAATTTCTAGATCAGAACCGTGTTTCCGTAGTATCACTTCGAGACTTTAAGAAAACCGCCAGAGATTTAATCGAAGAATGCAAAATCAAGAGCATCATTCATCCACTATTGGCTGATCACGTTTTCCGTGAGGCCGAACGTTTCCTTGAAATTATTGATATGTTTGAATCCCATCTTACAGGTTAA